The window AAGGGCGGCCATGTCGACAAAGAGACGGGCGAATATCATTATCACAAAGGCCCTAACGCTCTTGAAAGTCTCGAAATTCGGCGCAATACTCTTTACAAGGCAAAAATTGAAAGAGTTGTAGACGGCGACACGGCTATTGTCTCGTTTATATTCCCCGACGGTAAGAGATACCAGAAGCAGCGAGTTAGATTCTTAGGAGTCAACACTC is drawn from Synergistaceae bacterium and contains these coding sequences:
- a CDS encoding YHYH domain-containing protein, which codes for MLKRIIIAVILVIALSCTCLAHPGKLDSKGGHVDKETGEYHYHKGPNALESLEIRRNTLYKAKIERVVDGDTAIVSFIFPDGKRYQKQRVRFLGVNTPETVHPNKPVEYYGKEASNFTKSQLANKTVWLQTDVS